In the genome of Dendrosporobacter quercicolus, the window TAAAGGAACCCAGTAATGAATATACAAGGAATGATCCCGGGAGTATGGCCTTAGCAACGAGTGATGCAATCCAATATGCAATTAACAACAAACAAACTAGCAAAATATCTCATGTGTATGGGATGGTGATGCATCAAACCTTAATTGGTTTAGAAGCTATAAGACAGATGGAGGAAATTGGGGAGTTTCCGGACGTAGTTATTGGTTGTAAAGGTGGAGGTACAAATTTCGGGGGAATAACTCTTCCGTTTTTAAAATACAAAATGGAAGGTAAAAAAGATATAACATTTATCGCCGTTGAGCCTGTGGAAAACCCTACGCTTACAAAAGGGGAGTACATGTATGACTATGTCGATTTCAATAAATTAGCTCCGGAAACAAAGATGTACACATTAGGGCACTTCCATATACCAGATCCAATTTATGCAGGGGGATTAAGATATCATGGTTTTGATCCTTTGCTTAGTAAACTTTTTAATGTTGGGTTAATTACTGCTAAAGCTTATAATCAGCAAGAAGTTATTAGGGCTGGCAAGGAGTTTTATCAAAGCGAGGGAATACTTCCTGCTCCGGAATCGTCTTATGCTATTTGCGCCGCAATTGAAGAGGCATTGAAGAATACGGATGAGAATAAGACGATATTAATTTGTATAAGCGGCCATGGTCATTATGATATTCAAAGTTTTGCTGAAGGTTTAAAGGGATAAATTAAGTGTTTTTATGCCACTTTATGTTTTAGGAAATGGTGGTGGGCAAGCGATGCGGGGAAAAGAACAAGCTATATGGTGTTTCTTATATTCAATATTTTAAGCAAAGATTGGTGAGTGAAACCTGAACCAGAGTGTATATTAAGCAAAGAAAACAGAGCTTTTTATTTATTGGTAAATATCTATTCGAAATAAATTCGTAGCTCCGCGTCGGCAGGTCTATTTTACTGTAGGGTTTTTAATATATAGGATGAGGGAGGGTAATAAGAGTGCCGACTATTGGTGGTGATTTATACGCTATATTAGCCGCTTTTATATGGGGGCTTAATTATCCGCTTGTAAAACTAGTACTTTTATCTATTCGAGAAACTGATTTTTTGTTAATTAGATTTACTTCAACTGTTATTTTGCTTGTTATTTATTTGGTAATTGTTAAAGAAAACTTCAAAGTTGAGAAACAATACTATTTTCGCATATTGTTGTTAGGTACATTAGGAGTGGGCGTTTACAATATTGTTTGGACACACGGTATACACAATACTACTGCTGCCAATGCAGCCTTGCTAATTTCGACATCACCAATATTCACTGGAATTTATGCGGTCATTACCAGAGAAGAGAAAGTCAGCCTTAGCAGGTGGATAGGAACTTTACTCGCCTTTTTTGGTATATATTTAATAATAAAATGGACACCAGGAACTCAATTTAGCTTTAGTTCAAATTCCTTTATTGGAAATATTTTAATCCTATTAGGATCAATTTTATTTTCATTATATTCAATTGTCGCGAAGCCACTTCTGGTTTGTTATTCTCCTACAAAAGTAACAGCACTCGCGATGGTAAGCGGATTACCTATTTTGATTATATACAGTATTTTACAAGGTGAAATTTTAAGTTACTCGGTATTTGAAACTCGAATTTGGTTGGAAATGGCATATATTATTGTTTTTGGAACAATAATTGCTTTTGTGCTTTGGTATAAGGGTATAAAACAGACAAGTCCTGTTAAAACTGTTTTTTTTCACTACATAGTTCCCGTAATGAGTATGGTATTTGGTGCAATCATTCTTGGTGAAAAAGTGCTGGAGGGACAGATTATAGGTGCAGCATTTGTATTTTTGGGACTTCTGGCTGTAAAATGTGATTTTCAAAGGGTTACACGCTGGGTAATAACGCAGAAAAGTAGATTTTGATTTTAAAAAAAGAGGGTGTCTCATTTGTTTAATCATTCTTATTTGGAAGAAATTTTTATAAAATATGGGTTTGAAGGCTTCAAATGGATAAACCCAAAAGAAATAATAGTTGCTCAATGGGTTCGAATGAAGTGTATTTTCGGGTGTCCAACCAAAACTGCCTGTTGTCCTCCCAATACTCCTACAGTTGAAATATGTAAAAGCTTTTTGCAAGAATATGACATAGGAGTGATATTTCATATACCAAAAATCGTTACTCCTGAGTTTCGACATGAGTGGTCTAGAGAGGTGAATTTAAAACTTTTTGAGTTAGAGCGCGAGACATTTATTGCCGGATATGAGAAAGCTTTTGCGATTTTTATGGATTCATGTCATATCTGCGCCAATTGTCGTAAGGAAAGGTTTTCA includes:
- a CDS encoding DMT family transporter, which gives rise to MPTIGGDLYAILAAFIWGLNYPLVKLVLLSIRETDFLLIRFTSTVILLVIYLVIVKENFKVEKQYYFRILLLGTLGVGVYNIVWTHGIHNTTAANAALLISTSPIFTGIYAVITREEKVSLSRWIGTLLAFFGIYLIIKWTPGTQFSFSSNSFIGNILILLGSILFSLYSIVAKPLLVCYSPTKVTALAMVSGLPILIIYSILQGEILSYSVFETRIWLEMAYIIVFGTIIAFVLWYKGIKQTSPVKTVFFHYIVPVMSMVFGAIILGEKVLEGQIIGAAFVFLGLLAVKCDFQRVTRWVITQKSRF
- a CDS encoding TrpB-like pyridoxal phosphate-dependent enzyme yields the protein MSNNPQIPSYWYNLKFDQGINLDPVKPQFDDSYMRSQSLLLESDQSYVKIPDPVMRLYEQYRATPLKRAIYFEKAINAKSKIYYKFEGQNASGSHKLNGAIPQAHYSKIDGFEEICTATGAGQWGTAVAYAAQKFELACTVFMTGSTYDRMPQRIALMEMLGAKVIRSPIKEPSNEYTRNDPGSMALATSDAIQYAINNKQTSKISHVYGMVMHQTLIGLEAIRQMEEIGEFPDVVIGCKGGGTNFGGITLPFLKYKMEGKKDITFIAVEPVENPTLTKGEYMYDYVDFNKLAPETKMYTLGHFHIPDPIYAGGLRYHGFDPLLSKLFNVGLITAKAYNQQEVIRAGKEFYQSEGILPAPESSYAICAAIEEALKNTDENKTILICISGHGHYDIQSFAEGLKG
- a CDS encoding DUF2284 domain-containing protein, with the translated sequence MFNHSYLEEIFIKYGFEGFKWINPKEIIVAQWVRMKCIFGCPTKTACCPPNTPTVEICKSFLQEYDIGVIFHIPKIVTPEFRHEWSREVNLKLFELERETFIAGYEKAFAIFMDSCHICANCRKERFSCANPSKARPSPEAMAIDVVRTARQYGFPIDVLPDYSSVMNRYAFLLLE